From the Porites lutea chromosome 5, jaPorLute2.1, whole genome shotgun sequence genome, the window TTTCAAAGACCCCACAGATGCGGCTAAGGATTTGGTCATCCACTACTGGTTCGTTTGTGGGCACTACTACGACAACGAAAGCGATATCGAAGGAGCCGTCAGCAATGAGAGCAATGTGTACGGAGACATCTTGAGGCTCGAATACACAGAGTCATACGTATTGTTGGTCCATAAGACCTTGAGTTCTTTGCGGTTCGCTTCGAAAATGAACGTTCGATTTGTCCTCAAAATAGACGATGACGTGTATCTGCATTTTCCTAGGATGATTTGGTGGCTCAGAACTGCCTCTTTACCCGAAAAGCTGTACGGTGGCTATTTACTGACTGACAGAAAACCGATAAGGAAACCATTGCACAAATGGCATGTAAGCATGCAACAGTATAATAAAACTCACTTTCCCCCATACTGTAATGGGCCCTTTTATTTAATGTCTAAAGCTGTTGTTCTCGAAGTGCTTGAGGCCTCTTTCACCGAAGGCTCTTCAGTCGTTTCCTTCCCTTTAGAAGACGTGTTCATAGGGATATTAGCTCAGAAGGTTGGTGTGAAGCCAATTCAACTCAAACACATTGGAGTTAATATAGAGATGAGGATTCCACCGAACGCGTGGAAACACTGGAAAGACACCAACCTTATCAAGCATTATGCAGTAGGACACGGTCTCACACGCGAACAGATGTTTGGATTTCACAGCAGATATCGCAAACTGCCTTTCAATGTTTCATTTCCCGCGATCGAACCCACGCTCCAACCATAAGGACCGAGTAAGGAAGACTTGCCCGTGAAAAGACGAAGGGAAAGACCTCTTATGCATACAAGTTACCAGAGGCTGAGCCAAAGGAAATATTCACCCTGAAGTATTCGTATGTCTGATGAATAACTTCTTGTTTTGCGTCTC encodes:
- the LOC140938284 gene encoding beta-1,3-galactosyltransferase 5-like; this translates as MNSLLKTGFVTVCLFSLFVVFCGFNTFLSDDYHLQQKQKTDNKTQIVQETNGLLLMLIISAPFHLNERQVVRQTWLSYLVNNSRSLGPSNVRAFKDPTDAAKDLVIHYWFVCGHYYDNESDIEGAVSNESNVYGDILRLEYTESYVLLVHKTLSSLRFASKMNVRFVLKIDDDVYLHFPRMIWWLRTASLPEKLYGGYLLTDRKPIRKPLHKWHVSMQQYNKTHFPPYCNGPFYLMSKAVVLEVLEASFTEGSSVVSFPLEDVFIGILAQKVGVKPIQLKHIGVNIEMRIPPNAWKHWKDTNLIKHYAVGHGLTREQMFGFHSRYRKLPFNVSFPAIEPTLQP